The Magnolia sinica isolate HGM2019 chromosome 3, MsV1, whole genome shotgun sequence genome includes the window TTTCGTGCAGTGAACGTGACACGCCGGGTAAAAGCATGCATACGGTGCAAAGTGTTCTTTCAtggccatgtggggccaccttgacgtatgttttTTAtgtaagccgttcatccattttgacatattattttaggccTTGAGTCCAAAAAGAAATTATattaaaggctaaagtggaccacaccacatgaaacaattagATTAAATTCATACCATCTGAATCCTACCgaacccgatctgactcggtttccttgactgagtcggactcggttcgggttaggccTACCATATATCGGATcagtccgagtcaggtgacccagaCTCGATCCTGGATTGGATCTAGTTCGAATCAGGCCACTAAGACTTTGGATTGAGTCGAGTTAGATCAAATCCAATCCGATCCGGACCGTTGCCCAGCTCTAGCTCTAGCAGGTTAAAGGGTGTCTAGGTTTAGTGTGGATCGTCTAAGTTAAAGGCACAGACAATTTTTGCGCCCCTCCCTTCTCATTGGTTCATGTCATGGCCGATGACACCATCTCACATAATACGTAGATTTTCTCTCCCGGAGATGGAGTATTATTCAGCACACCTTTCAACGTATGGAACTTctctgggtcccaccatgattgatgtattagatccacgccatctatcaattttttcagatcattatcgagcatgagcccaaaaatgaggcacatgcaAAGTCTAAGTGAACCACCTCATATACTCGTGTAGATTGAACGAACtaccgctgaaaccttcctaggaccatCCATGAGCTTTATTTGCCATcttacctgttcataaggttacacaaacctggatgaagataaaacacaaatatcccgTTGATTAAATTCTTTTGTGGCACCcaaatgttttcaatggtgggcatcagttgctactatttcatgtggtgtagtctacttcaGAATTAAACCTGATGTCGAGTGAATAGCGgaaagtttcatggccaagatggattagaaaaggcccggtcaatgaCAGAAATGATCCAGATCGTTAGACTTTAAATCAGGTGTATTTTACAAttcgaaatgagttattcgatgtaccatatatgattttgcggtaggacgagctactttagctacccaaccCGCTAATCCGGGTTGtaccgaatttgcaaaataccgtCGACCGTCAAAttccctttttattttcatttttattatttatagtaatttttagtttcagtataactcttcatccgttgagctttaggagttgcgcccaacatgaaaagttcttagaataattaggagaacgtaATGGTtcaaccaaataggacacttactatttttggttgaaaaccttgtgcactataAGACATCATGACCGTTAATAAATACtatgtttactatttatagtaagttgcaaattctaggaattttagagtttgattctgaaacttctcccatggcttagtatccaCATTTAAAggtttgtgaactcgtttattttattcattaatcaaattacgaattttatagaatttatttatatttttctttctttttcctcatggattcgagaagtctttctGAGGAGTCCatagaagctctgtggattcggagtagttatccttgaggaagatggtgatcgacctcatcacgttcatccttatGTCAATTGGTACCAAAGTGAGGATTCCCCTTGGGCCGATGTcaaaacaacgaaggtatgaatcaaaatcttaTAGACAGTGATCTAggaattcgttatctttcggaaagaatgaaagctttccaccgagAGAGAGTCAAttgactatgcaagggctgcaggcaacccttgACCATCTGGCAGATATGCTACTTCTGCCTCGAGCCCTAGGCGATGCTCCACCGCCTGTGGTTGTTATACGGTACAActtcgattttcgtagagcactaccagtggtaaATCATAAGGTTACATcaaatgattcaagttctagtgaCGAGAACCTTAATAAAGGCTTTACTCGACGACTAATCCATGgaagtgatcatctagatcgtgctgaaagagccTATCGAGGTAACGCTAAACTTCTTATTTTTAATGGTATATTACGCATAGCAGATTTCCTCGACTAGCTAATCGaagtaaaatgatattttaattacatGGACATGTAAAAgcatacaaaaggtgaaattaatagcgtttaaattaaaatttggtaCTTTTGCATGGTGgaagcaattacaactctcatgtgCTCGACAGAATAAGGCGCCCATCttatcatggccacggatgagacgccttcttctATCACGATTCCTTCCTAGTGATTTGTAACGCCCTGAGCTTTCGGAGCctaagtatatgactcgttctccaaaaatccgagtgttaacctttaaagatagccaaatttagattttttcttttctttttctttcaaagttaGCAGTTAACGatagatggacaaatcaaacaaaaaggaaaattttcatttgcatttaaaatatacgagcggctgcccataatgacttatacaaaccaatgtctccatattaacaaatacaagaattacacaatttacatatgagaaataataaaatgcatataaatttgagccgcaagatcgcgcagcttctcttggcagataTAGCCATGTGTCCTTCCAATTGTACCCTGTTCTTCattaagtctgaacatgcatattatttaagccacctgtactacctatacggttatatatttgatgaataagtggccagctcagtgtgaatttcccttaagaatacacactgccgcattagtcaagcatagttttaaagaataaagcatccaaaacaatacatgatgcagtcttggttaaatgcatggatgcgtgaatgcacatcgacctggggatgctcatccagtcggacttgggctcatcatCCATGCATATGGCCGGTCACCAGCGTAAtacatcacgtgcgtacatcacgtacaagtataatgaccaagccatcgtacatcaagtatgtaggtcgatagtcgatggtttgggagctagcgaaacgataccccactaaGCCTAAGGGCACGTACTACAGTATTCAGAATTAACCACCCGTCATCGTCAATAtgatatgaatgcatgattaactcATCCATTATTATTccgattacaaccagccaatttaagaaagctcaaaggtcactacgggaggctcgtcacacaacgtaggctgacagctcgagcataatgtctcattccaccatccctagctcatgagactccaacattaggatgtttaatggtaacctccatgactagtggccaatcgtaGTGCCACAAGTGGATCTTACCATCATATAGATAAACAGAAATAATCCATCAAGCCACTTAGGGCAAATATCTAATGAAAGCCACAAAGGGTAATTATCACATCAAAGGCGCAAAGGGAAGACATCACATCAAATGTGCCAATGGCAGATGTcacatcaaagccacaaaggACACAAagatccacaagatggtaagtgATGACTTCATGAATTTCCTATTATCAGCAATGATGGTGATAAAAGAGTGCAATATACAATTGCAGGACTGCTTGTTCATCTAGAAGACCAGTGGAACTACTAACTATAGAAATTGAAGTTAATTGGTCCTTGGGTATCAAGTTTCTTTTCCAACAATCTTCCAGAAATAAGAAGCGAGTTCTCACATTATCCCCTTCAAACGGTTCCAAAATCTAAGCTCTACCGCATTGCCAACATCGAAGGGGTAAGGAATAAAGACATACCTGCTAGTGTAACTCTCATTAATCCGATGAAAATCTACAGCAGATGCTGATAGCTGCTTTTGTGAAGCAACACCAGTTTTCATGTTGAATCGCATTTCATATCTagctcaaaaagaaaacaaagaaaaaaaaaagttagaaacACCGGAACAAGATTTTCAACGATAATTAACCGATGGTCAGAATTGCATACAACTCATTTATGAAGTTTTTAAGCTTCTCTTTCACAGGTCCGCTGACCATGTCCAGTTCAGGATTCTCAATTTGACAAGTGACCaaaacaatttcatcctcctccTCCCAAGCATTGGCTAGTACAAGAAAGCAACTGAAAGTATTAAAAGAGACCCAAAGAACACCTAGTATTTTCCTATTCATGAAATAACAAACAAGTTTTCAAGAAAATGATGCCAGTTCCCTGGTAACAAAAATATTCAACAGTTCAATCAGTGATGCAAGCTAAATGTTAGATGACAATGGATGGTTCTCAATGACTTGATTGGCCATTCCAAAAACTCCCACCAGTGAGCAAAATGTTATATTCAGTATCAGGTGTTggagaataataaaataaaataaaataaaaagctctTCAAGTCGAGAGAATGTTATGTGCATCCATGTAACCTGATGTCAAATGCCATGGGATTCATCAGCTTATCCAGTATCCTACATGGATCTACATTGTTGTTGTGCACCAGATAAACGATTGAAGCGTGGGTTCAAATTTTGATGAGGTTTTTTCATGAGACAGACAAGATGAGATTAGTATTCCATAAGCAGAATGAGCAAGAAACCCCAACAGAACTGTGTTCTGTTCTTGTGTCTTGATTACTTGGAAGTCCAAAAGGAATTGGCAGTCTTGCAACCTAACCTTGAAGGATAATATCAAACCAACCACGCCAAAGTGAGCTTTCTTTGTTGCATCAAATGACAAGATTAGCTTCCCACCCTTCACCATTTCCTGAAAATAGGAGTAAAGCAAGCAAAGAATTAGTTAATGTAATGGAACTAGCTTCACAACTATTGATTTCTCCAACCATTAACAAAAGGCATATACTGCACCTATGCATCATGTTTAtcaaaatatcccaaatatcacaaatcatataagattccaaacaatttaGAATTGATCAATCACTGTGAAATGCCAAGTTATTTACCCAAGGCGTACACGATCCATATACTGCAcctatgcatcatctacatggcCCAAGTAAATACATTAGTATTTCCATACAAATTGAACCAAATCTAGCATCTCTTAAGTACCTTTCCAGCAGATGAAAATTCTGCACTCTACATACACAGATGCCAAACACAACTTATTCAACCACCCAACCGTGCCAACATTGCCCTGAAATATCAAGGGATTTATATATATCTTGCCACATATGAAGATATTCAACCAAATGCCTTTCCAAACACAATATTCTTGTGTGAGAATCTGAAAatatagaaggaaaaaaaaagtgggATTATGTATCCCCTTGTTTTAACTTATGAGAATCTGCAAATACAAAAGGGTAAAAAAATATGCAGAGTATCAAGAAATGCTAAGGCAGTACAAAGGTGCAAGATatgtccattgatctgatggaggCCACCTTGAagatgccctagcccaaaaatcacaacAATCCACTTACTAGGGGAGCCATACATGTTGATCTATGTTCAACATTTGTGTGTCTCACCTGATATGTAGACCAGCCAGAATTTTGGGACAAGGTGTGTTCATGGCATtccccacctaatgaacagcctggatcttgTACATGTGTGACCTGAATCTCCACCTTTCCAGTCTGCCTGCACATGAATCACCTTAGTATTTCTCTGTAGTTTTAGTTGGACATGGTAGAAAACATCTGCTAACTGAAATCCATATAGGCCTTGCCAGAAGACTACCTTCCAGCAGACATAAAAGAACCTGGGAAGCTTGATGAGATTTTCGACCGGATGGATGCCAATAGTGATGGAAAGGTCACGTTCGATGAGTTCATGCCAATGCTGTAGGATAACCTAGCCATTCATCAGGATGCAAACAATCAACTGACCTGGCCAAATAAATTAGGCTAATTAACTCATCAAATGTGCCCCATTTGCATGAAAACAATGGATAgtcattaaaattttcatcaatgGTCCATACGGCGTACGCATGTGGCTCACTCTGACTGATGCCAAATCATCTACACTGTGGGTCCCAAGTCCCACTCAATGCAACTTGAATGCACCAACCCACCCGCCTAGTTGACATGTGTGGTCGCATATGGGCCAACAAAACCCTTagaaaagcttcttcttcttctttaaaataaaaaataaaaatacaaagagcATTTAACTATATACCTGGCAAtgatgatcaaatccatccacACATTTGTCATAGCTTCTGCAGTGTTTACTAAACTTGCGAACCTACAAGGTGAACAAGAACTCAAAATATAGAAGCTAACTAATAGTCTGATGCAGAAACAGAGAAATGGGAAGCTTCGAGGCAATAAGAGATTATACAACTGGATGTTGCAGCGGAGCTTCAAGGCAATAAGAGATTGGAGGAACTTCATTGAATGGGGCATTTTACcctgattggatgatctgaaccgttgattggAGGAATTTTGGTAGATTACAACCAGACATGGTAAGAAAAGtagatgaatagcatggataGTTGTGGGAGCACATGTATGGACACATACCAAAGTGCTTAATAAATACTTAGATATACGGACTCATACAATATGAAAACTGCAGACTTACACAGCCTACATGAATTTTCACTTCTTACAATGGGAGACCATGTTTCAGTAATCCAGATCATTGGTGTGCCATTCCCCAAATGTGGACAATTATTGCATTTCTGTTCGCAAGTTCGTAAGCCTCTATGTGTAGGCCACAAAGAAAAAGGTTACGCTTTTCCTGTTGATAAGATATGTAATGCATAATCCATCCAGGCGGCAACTTCAACAAATCAAGGTCTGGATGAGCTATGACTACTTCCTTAGAAAAACATGGTAGAATGAAAACTACAGGCAGCAATTAGTCTTCTCAACCCTTTGGGAATTGGAAAGTGAGTGCAAATTGCTTACCCTAGCGGACCACGAATCTCCAACTGCCAACCTGACCATGTACAGACAGTAATAGTTGATTAGGACCACGTAATTGAATCAAGAAATTCTTTACGTAGTTGAATAGGCCCTCAAGTATAAGCAATCAGATCATCAGAAAAGTAAAGAGAAAAATCGCAGAATGAAGcaaaatcaaaagaaagaaaacaaattcTTTAAACACAGATGACGGCTGCAGAAATCAGAACACAGAGCTTAGGAAGAAAAAATACAAAACGACGATGTAGACGGAATATACTGATAATACCAGTAATTGAAATTCAATGGGATCATATACGATAAAAGGCTTACAAGCCCCACGACGCAGCCCCACGCATACATGCGGCACACGTGCGGACCTACCATAAGGCCCGTTAtgggccaaaatagtccagcccgAGCTCAGCCCGAaatttttagggcctgtttggatgcctgtaagttgggtaagtagGAAGTAGGAAGTtatagggaagtcacttacaggtggtgtgtgggggagaaaaatcacctataagtaacttacaacctgtaagtcacaggcaaatctaccaaaaaactgcagggggatgggggtgggaagtcacttccctgtaagtcacttacaagctcaacggtcagatttttaaaaagaggggaagagggagaaatgcaccaacccaccaaatctctctccgtctctgcaatctctcgctgcagttactgccttccgtctcttctcctcctaaaacggtagggtttcatctaccctttttttctcctttgaaaatggGAGTGGTTTGATGTTACTCTGTAAGGCACGCTGGCATCCAAACAGTCACTTATACGCACCTGCAtattttttcacacgtgtcatgggcctctaatctgaacggaccatgtgatgcagcatcccatgaaaccgtcaAGGACTGTGGCTTGTGGTTGGTGATCCCGTAGATCGTTTATCTGGTTGGTCtcactgtggcctgtggttggtgatcctgtgatgtactcgcagtgttggtgaatctcttagattgcacagttagaatgcaagtaatttaacgatctacatcagtgttggtgaatctcttagatcctgagcatcaaactcctcattagagaatgagaaaaactttgataataaagtgggattgatgatgcgctggcccttggaaattacatcagattgcacagttggaatgcaagtaatttaattattagattttctattaatgtttttaagtttattctcaatgcttaaattgagttattactccatattatagattttttgaattcgtgggcccacttttatagcccacttgatgattggtttagcttaataatcatctcaaatattcatcttgatgggcttaacaaaataacatatttgataccatgtttttttatatgattataacattttagaacgattccccaatctaagctatgcttgatgtgaatatacagctttttacctgtaagtaacttacacgttatccaaacagaaaaagtaacttacctgtaagtgacttacaacttacatccaaacaggttacctgtaagtcacttacaagtaagtcacaacttaaaagaacttacaggcatccaaacaggcccttatgatGGCCACAATCCCAAGTGTTTCTCGGGtgggatgagagagagatagagagagagagagagagagagagagagagagagagagatagagaggcgGACCTGATTAAGCTCATTATAAGGCGAGAATGGCATAAGATTGAGGGCGGATCAAAATCCGGCGATTTAGCCGGAGGCGATGACTAGAGAAAGTTAGGAAGAGatgacacagagagagagaggaagattctGAAGCTTGGAAGATGGGAAAGAGAAATCGAGGCGTGGGTTGAAGCTTGGAAGATGAGAGATCCTGTGTCCTTACACTCAAATCATCAAAAAAGTAAaggagggagatcgagggagagggagattgagggagagggagggagagggagatcgaaagagagggttgagattgggagatcgaaagagagggagagggagattgagagagggagagggagatggagccGGTGATGGATGCGAAATGAAATGAGGGATTCTAGGGATTTTGGCATAAGAAAAAGGTTTAAATTATTCGGTAGTTTGTAGCAGATGGATGCAGTGTGCCTCTTGGGCTTGTGGGGTCCCCTCAGAGGTTACTAatcgaatccattccgtccatctgtttcaaaataaaacaataaaacatagtaataaaaaaaaataagaagatccaacactcaattgggacacaccaacaaaatagtGGAAATAACGACGTATAACAGCAACAATTCTAGTACGGAGTAGTAGCGTTTCAAATTCAGGAACGGATTAAAGCCGTTTCTTAACCAAGATACTAATCGTACAGGCTAAACGATTTTGTTGGTGTTCCATCACGTGAAATCCCTCGTATTCTCCTTCGAGCCCAAAAATCTgactgatccaaaattcaggtggactgTACCCCATAAAATCAtgtctaaaacctctaaaatcatttgtagtagcccacttgagtgttggaatgatttgatttttgaatgTCAGAGTTCTCCTCTCATCCTGATGGAGCTCATCACCTTAGATGGATTATACAGTACGTTGAGCCCAAAAACACAATCTGA containing:
- the LOC131240444 gene encoding carotenoid 9,10(9',10')-cleavage dioxygenase 1-like isoform X2 — protein: MNRKILGVLWVSFNTFSCFLVLANAWEEEDEIVLVTCQIENPELDMVSGPVKEKLKNFINELYEMRFNMKTGVASQKQLSASAVDFHRINESYTSRYVFIPYPFDVGNAVELRFWNRLKGIM
- the LOC131240444 gene encoding uncharacterized protein LOC131240444 isoform X3, with translation MSLIRLAVGDSWSARVRKFSKHCRSYDKCVDGFDHHCQEMVKGGKLILSFDATKKAHFGVVGLILSFKPMLGRRRMKLFWSLVKLRILNWTWSADL
- the LOC131240444 gene encoding uncharacterized protein LOC131240444 isoform X1; its protein translation is MSLIRLAVGDSWSARVRKFSKHCRSYDKCVDGFDHHCQVILQHWHELIERDLSITIGIHPVENLIKLPRFFYVCWKVVFWQGLYGFQLADVFYHVQLKLQRNTKVIHVQADWKGGDSGHTCTRSRLFIRWGMP